A genomic segment from Pseudanabaena sp. FACHB-2040 encodes:
- a CDS encoding DUF1350 family protein produces MDWQEVSGNWILVPRNPRGIIHFLGGAFVAAAPHLTYRWLLENLGRAGYVIIATPFVNTFDHEAIAKEVLLTFDQGLYYLQGRVLGPRYLPVYGLGHSMGCKVHLLINTLWQVERAGNILLSFNNYPAKRSIPFLEQFIQFNPAFNVEFTPSPEETLALVAEQYMIRRNLLVKFRNDDIDQTRPLSEVLVRRFPDLTAIQILPGSHTTPIAQDIAWEPGSSFTPLDALGQFMKQELYRDLNRLKEVMLTWLDPLP; encoded by the coding sequence ATGGACTGGCAGGAGGTATCGGGCAACTGGATTTTGGTGCCGCGCAATCCCCGAGGGATTATTCACTTTTTGGGAGGGGCTTTTGTGGCGGCTGCCCCTCACCTCACCTACCGCTGGCTGCTGGAAAACCTGGGGCGAGCCGGTTACGTAATCATTGCGACTCCATTCGTAAACACGTTTGACCACGAAGCCATTGCCAAAGAGGTGTTGCTCACCTTTGACCAAGGGCTGTATTACCTACAGGGCCGGGTCTTGGGGCCGCGATATTTGCCCGTATATGGCTTGGGGCACAGCATGGGCTGTAAGGTGCATCTGCTGATCAACACCTTGTGGCAGGTCGAGCGGGCGGGTAACATTCTGCTGAGCTTCAATAACTACCCAGCCAAGCGGTCGATTCCTTTTCTAGAGCAGTTCATCCAGTTCAACCCAGCCTTTAACGTCGAATTTACCCCGTCGCCAGAGGAAACGCTGGCGCTGGTGGCTGAGCAATACATGATTCGGCGCAACCTGCTGGTCAAGTTCCGCAACGACGACATTGACCAAACTCGGCCCCTGTCGGAAGTGCTGGTGCGGCGCTTCCCCGATCTGACTGCGATACAGATTTTGCCGGGCAGCCATACCACTCCCATCGCCCAAGATATTGCCTGGGAACCGGGCAGCTCTTTTACGCCACTAGATGCCCTGGGCCAGTTCATGAAGCAGGAGCTTTACCGGGACTTGAACCGGCTGAAAGAGGTGATGCTGACCTGGCTAGACCCACTGCCCTAG
- a CDS encoding N-6 DNA methylase — protein sequence MPDTTPKQNILQYESTIWSTADLLRGCGIKESEWPQYMMPFFALVMIESRLLRMFDELKAELGEDTLDEIEQDDLIELIQDKGQGYNAYIFEKHQTLKDICQNDKSFDVDFDAYLRGFDGETKDLLGVDAFEGEKFLDIKGVVASLKKKRVLFSYVKAWSSINLKTFNNSDITTLEEHIKRRWADISADTAGEQYTPDDVIALIAEIIASKIEDSNRLLKIYDCTCGGGNLLFGVEDRIKEKVNRLTQTFGQDWNDALYALAKIESRFRVDSKIEHGNTLTDDKFFADEFDVVVANPPYGVDWKGFQKDIRNDKTQRFHHLPSVGDGQLLFMQHLISKMNATGMGVVVHNGSTLFSGDAGSGESNIRKWMLDNDLVEAVIQLPTDEFFNTNIYTYLWVLNKRKPDKRKDRVMLINASEKFKPLKKNKGSKRKEVDEANRLEIVATLEQWADNDYAKVFDKEFFYFNKQAIMLTNVDEQGRTFASRLKEGKKSLKLNPVKLDNGKRTLTEFTILSPPNPELEEGIDNEKVLAVYHELDIKPFVSSLDYKEQPLVVTTEKAQYSFDTDQETLIREVLGKREALGCGKIVVKSAFKKRTKTKPESIVITVELTPDYQKDYEIIPYHRDPDENQAAIAAFMEKYITKPFEYLENVVGVEINFNKVFYQPEQLRSVEEILDEIDALNDELKTLEEGLTL from the coding sequence ATGCCTGACACCACCCCTAAGCAAAACATCCTGCAATACGAATCAACGATTTGGTCAACGGCTGACCTGTTGCGGGGGTGTGGCATCAAAGAGTCTGAATGGCCGCAATACATGATGCCATTCTTTGCCCTGGTGATGATTGAGAGCCGTTTGCTGCGGATGTTTGATGAGCTAAAGGCGGAACTGGGGGAAGACACCCTTGATGAGATTGAGCAGGATGACCTGATCGAGCTGATTCAGGACAAGGGGCAAGGCTACAACGCCTACATCTTTGAGAAACACCAGACCCTAAAGGACATCTGCCAGAACGATAAATCCTTTGATGTGGACTTTGATGCTTACTTGAGGGGATTTGACGGGGAGACAAAAGACCTGTTGGGGGTGGATGCCTTTGAGGGGGAAAAGTTTCTCGACATCAAAGGGGTGGTTGCCAGTCTCAAGAAAAAGCGGGTGCTGTTTAGCTATGTCAAAGCGTGGAGCAGCATTAACCTGAAGACGTTTAACAACTCTGACATCACCACCCTAGAAGAACACATCAAACGCCGTTGGGCGGATATCTCAGCAGATACAGCGGGGGAACAGTACACGCCGGATGATGTAATCGCCCTGATTGCAGAGATTATCGCGTCTAAGATTGAGGACTCTAACCGCCTGCTGAAAATCTATGACTGTACCTGTGGGGGCGGGAACCTGCTGTTTGGGGTGGAAGATCGGATTAAGGAGAAGGTGAACCGCCTGACTCAGACCTTTGGGCAAGACTGGAATGATGCCCTATACGCCCTAGCCAAGATTGAAAGTCGGTTTCGGGTGGATTCTAAAATCGAGCATGGTAACACCCTAACCGATGACAAGTTTTTTGCGGATGAGTTTGATGTGGTGGTGGCGAACCCGCCCTATGGGGTGGACTGGAAGGGCTTTCAGAAAGACATCCGCAATGATAAGACTCAACGGTTTCACCACTTACCCTCGGTGGGGGATGGGCAGTTGTTGTTTATGCAACACCTGATTTCAAAGATGAATGCCACAGGTATGGGGGTGGTGGTTCACAATGGCTCAACCCTGTTCAGCGGGGATGCAGGATCGGGGGAAAGCAACATTCGTAAATGGATGCTGGATAACGATTTGGTGGAAGCGGTGATCCAGTTACCAACAGATGAGTTTTTTAACACCAACATTTACACCTATCTGTGGGTGCTAAATAAGCGGAAACCCGATAAGCGGAAGGATCGGGTGATGTTGATTAATGCCAGTGAGAAGTTTAAGCCCCTGAAGAAAAATAAAGGCTCGAAGCGGAAAGAGGTGGATGAAGCCAACCGCTTAGAGATTGTGGCGACGTTGGAGCAGTGGGCGGATAACGACTATGCCAAGGTGTTTGACAAGGAGTTTTTCTATTTCAATAAGCAGGCGATCATGCTCACGAATGTGGATGAGCAGGGCAGAACGTTTGCTAGTCGTCTGAAGGAAGGGAAAAAGAGCCTGAAGCTGAACCCTGTAAAGCTAGACAACGGGAAACGGACATTAACGGAATTTACAATTTTGAGTCCTCCCAATCCTGAACTTGAAGAGGGGATAGATAACGAGAAAGTCTTAGCGGTGTATCACGAACTGGATATTAAGCCCTTTGTGAGTTCTTTGGACTACAAGGAACAGCCGTTGGTAGTGACGACGGAGAAAGCACAATACAGCTTTGACACTGACCAAGAAACGCTGATTAGAGAGGTGTTGGGCAAGCGGGAAGCGTTGGGCTGTGGAAAGATTGTGGTGAAGTCGGCGTTTAAGAAAAGGACGAAAACGAAGCCGGAAAGCATTGTGATCACGGTGGAGCTAACGCCGGATTATCAGAAGGATTATGAGATTATTCCTTATCATCGTGACCCGGATGAGAATCAGGCTGCGATCGCAGCATTTATGGAGAAATACATCACGAAGCCGTTTGAGTATTTGGAAAATGTGGTGGGGGTAGAGATCAACTTTAACAAGGTGTTTTATCAGCCTGAGCAGTTGCGAAGTGTAGAAGAAATTTTAGATGAGATAGACGCTTTGAATGATGAGCTGAAAACGTTAGAGGAGGGACTAACGCTATGA
- a CDS encoding DEAD/DEAH box helicase family protein, whose amino-acid sequence MSELHLQDKFLVPFIKSELGYREVKPNTVTNSLIIEEDLQEFISTTTLNQKPYETLLRKYNGDAKALRDELIELIQERIASSRNMALFINANKSVTLRGVKLHLFYTDDSVIHGSDLFQQNIFSVIQELPYQCSYNNKKVISFRPDLTFFVNGLYLGYSELKANFSNQTAKKNGRGKVTKDYFEAVRKYYEVFDQNPHLSDAEKERYRRDFLKIFEKAIHITTTDIAETYVIRTIDQFFDEALATCKTGKYDLEEFKKKVTEVFKPYPLLNPDADKKDKLKELFTFHYGKSFMEKEILYYNFIEREVQTINGRKELKDEKGQLICPRPKQKFGTDKILAKIDEFLEHETEDDYFIHQLEQQLAHVAPTKRAELIEKRRSYANNKNVYSLLLQYAAGFGKSNIIGWTALQLKDLRRNDEYVYDKVMIVVDRLQLRSQIDAKMRNMNIENSMFLEAHDKKTFLEALTSDKRLVIINLQKFQDVRKILDADTLQRLADLRIVFLIDEIHRSNSGSQHEEMVNIFNVLQTPFDANATYNQIRTKKNLIIGFTATPDDNTLARFGEFSGYAESEKLWVPFDAYTMNEAIKDGFILNPIKNIVPVALKMLFDKPSNDLEGFEEPNYKDADKKQIYEEPERIDAIAKYIADLLVKDVYRQIRGTGKAMLAVYSIKAARLYAQVVKRHFQTITQQRKYEKYADAPIYVVYSSSQDQQSATGLNDGLSEEKVLENFALRKNGLIIVVAKLQTGFDERRLHTLFLDKEIRGIAAIQAISRVDRTAKYKNDCKIVDFSYNNVNVQNITDAFEHFSDVVVSDSDPFSDRQVLDFLFSELKKTAIYNQFFDLFLQIFNDEAKCNDPERYLDLESSIEKHISANPEHTADAKAKAAQYFTIFNRIEYVITLDDKYKEPSFLAFLRLFNRLYNQLHRTDDVKDPIEVYFDNQIGIVEVEPQETEPKKKRETKIAKGKPPGDTVYQFDILAVIEARNEQEELKAERIKEFEGKIQDLFKYVRGSDEGKRLIIKINSDVPEDEIYEDFAKIYRKYKVLNRRTVGEYFFKEMEDLVNKLCDDFEALIRRSYD is encoded by the coding sequence ATGAGTGAACTACACCTGCAAGACAAATTCCTCGTTCCCTTCATCAAGTCAGAGTTAGGCTACCGAGAAGTCAAACCCAACACCGTCACCAACTCCCTCATCATTGAGGAAGACCTGCAAGAGTTTATTTCTACCACCACCCTCAACCAAAAGCCCTACGAAACCCTGCTGAGGAAATACAACGGCGACGCCAAAGCCCTACGAGATGAATTGATCGAACTCATCCAAGAGCGGATCGCCAGCAGTCGGAATATGGCACTGTTCATCAATGCCAATAAATCCGTTACTCTGCGAGGCGTTAAGCTCCATCTGTTCTATACCGATGACAGCGTGATTCACGGTAGCGACCTATTTCAGCAAAATATATTTTCCGTTATTCAAGAACTGCCCTATCAATGCAGCTATAACAACAAAAAAGTTATTTCTTTTCGTCCTGACCTCACCTTCTTTGTCAACGGTCTCTATCTAGGCTATAGCGAACTCAAAGCCAACTTTAGCAACCAGACCGCCAAGAAAAATGGACGGGGCAAAGTCACCAAAGACTACTTTGAAGCCGTCAGAAAATATTACGAAGTCTTTGACCAAAATCCTCACCTCAGCGATGCCGAAAAAGAACGCTACCGCAGAGACTTCCTGAAAATTTTTGAGAAGGCAATTCACATCACCACCACCGATATTGCCGAAACCTATGTTATCCGCACCATCGATCAATTCTTTGACGAGGCTCTAGCCACCTGTAAAACCGGAAAATATGACCTTGAGGAATTCAAGAAAAAAGTCACTGAAGTCTTTAAGCCCTATCCTCTGCTCAACCCCGATGCCGACAAAAAAGATAAGCTGAAAGAGCTGTTCACCTTCCACTACGGCAAAAGCTTCATGGAGAAAGAAATTCTCTACTACAACTTCATTGAGCGGGAAGTTCAAACCATCAACGGTCGCAAAGAACTCAAAGACGAAAAAGGGCAACTCATTTGCCCCCGTCCCAAACAAAAATTTGGCACCGATAAGATCCTGGCAAAAATTGACGAGTTCCTAGAACACGAAACCGAAGACGATTATTTCATTCACCAGCTAGAGCAACAGCTTGCCCACGTTGCCCCCACTAAACGCGCCGAACTCATCGAAAAACGTAGGTCATACGCTAACAACAAAAACGTCTATTCCCTGTTGTTGCAATATGCCGCTGGGTTTGGCAAATCCAACATTATCGGCTGGACAGCCCTACAGCTCAAAGACCTACGCCGCAATGATGAGTATGTCTACGATAAGGTCATGATCGTGGTCGATCGTCTGCAACTCCGCAGTCAGATTGACGCCAAAATGCGGAACATGAACATTGAAAACTCCATGTTCCTTGAGGCTCACGATAAAAAGACCTTTCTCGAAGCCCTCACTTCCGATAAGCGCTTAGTCATCATCAACCTGCAAAAGTTTCAGGACGTGCGGAAAATCCTCGATGCTGACACCCTGCAAAGACTGGCTGACCTCCGTATTGTCTTCCTCATTGACGAGATTCACCGCTCCAACAGTGGCAGCCAACACGAAGAAATGGTCAATATCTTCAATGTGTTGCAAACCCCCTTTGATGCCAACGCCACTTATAACCAAATCCGCACTAAGAAAAACCTGATCATCGGCTTCACCGCCACCCCCGACGATAACACCCTGGCAAGGTTCGGAGAATTCAGCGGCTATGCCGAAAGCGAAAAGCTATGGGTGCCCTTCGATGCCTACACCATGAATGAGGCCATCAAAGACGGCTTCATCCTCAACCCCATCAAGAACATTGTTCCCGTTGCGTTAAAGATGCTGTTTGACAAACCCAGCAATGACCTAGAGGGCTTTGAGGAACCCAACTATAAAGACGCGGATAAGAAGCAAATCTACGAAGAACCCGAACGGATAGACGCGATCGCCAAATACATCGCTGATTTGCTCGTCAAAGATGTCTATCGACAAATCAGGGGCACAGGCAAAGCCATGCTAGCGGTGTACTCCATCAAAGCCGCTCGACTATATGCTCAGGTCGTTAAACGTCACTTTCAGACCATCACCCAACAACGCAAATATGAGAAGTATGCGGATGCCCCCATCTATGTGGTGTATTCCAGCAGTCAAGACCAGCAAAGCGCTACCGGGTTAAATGATGGACTCAGCGAAGAAAAAGTCTTAGAAAACTTTGCCCTCAGAAAAAACGGCTTAATCATCGTCGTTGCCAAACTGCAAACCGGATTTGATGAGCGGCGATTACACACCCTATTCCTCGATAAAGAAATTAGGGGCATTGCTGCCATTCAAGCCATTTCCAGGGTTGACCGTACCGCCAAATACAAAAACGACTGTAAGATCGTTGACTTCTCCTATAACAACGTCAACGTTCAAAACATCACCGATGCCTTCGAGCATTTCTCTGATGTGGTGGTGAGTGATTCTGACCCGTTTAGCGATCGGCAGGTGTTAGACTTCCTCTTTTCAGAACTTAAAAAAACTGCGATTTACAACCAGTTTTTTGACCTATTCCTGCAAATCTTTAATGACGAAGCCAAATGTAACGATCCAGAAAGATATCTGGATTTAGAAAGTAGCATTGAGAAGCATATCTCAGCCAACCCTGAGCATACGGCTGATGCCAAAGCCAAAGCAGCGCAATACTTCACCATCTTTAACCGCATCGAGTATGTGATCACCCTCGATGACAAATATAAAGAACCTAGCTTTCTCGCCTTCCTACGACTGTTCAACCGACTCTATAACCAACTGCATCGCACCGATGATGTCAAAGACCCCATTGAAGTCTACTTTGACAACCAAATCGGCATCGTTGAAGTTGAGCCTCAAGAAACTGAACCTAAGAAAAAGCGAGAAACTAAAATTGCAAAAGGTAAACCACCAGGAGATACAGTTTACCAATTTGATATTTTGGCAGTTATCGAAGCTCGCAATGAGCAGGAAGAACTCAAGGCAGAACGTATCAAAGAGTTTGAAGGTAAGATTCAAGACTTGTTCAAATATGTCAGAGGCTCTGATGAAGGTAAACGCTTGA
- a CDS encoding restriction endonuclease subunit S, whose amino-acid sequence MRETLQTYEEYKDSGLAWLGSIPSDWPIVRNKEIFKERGSVSNTGQETLLTVSHITGVTPRSEKNVNMFMAETMVGYKICHEGDLIINTMWAWMGALGTSNELGICSPSYNVYMPQKGIPYNRRYFDYLFRIPNAVMEMTRNSKGIVSSRLRLYAKDFFQIEIVLPSLQEQEAIAHYLDTKTVQIDRKIDLLTQKAQRYEELKRSLINETVTRGLDKSVPMKDSEIEWIDEIPEHWEIRRIKDITISDVSVKTPSQLKGADLIEFVPMSNVDESLGAIKEYSFVELDSVSSGYTKFKNDDVIFAKITPCMENGNVALVKDLRYGIGFGSTEFMVFRSRKELFPKYLHYFFHNILFRKNAEPFMKGTAGQKRITSLYMSTHGFGLPPLDEQKTIADYLDKKTAHIDRVIANINSQIDIQKELRKTLINDVVTGKIKVA is encoded by the coding sequence ATGAGAGAGACACTACAGACTTATGAAGAATATAAAGACAGTGGGCTTGCTTGGTTGGGCAGTATCCCCTCAGATTGGCCTATCGTCCGAAACAAAGAAATTTTCAAAGAGCGGGGAAGTGTTAGCAATACTGGACAGGAAACATTATTAACTGTTTCTCACATCACGGGGGTAACTCCTCGCAGCGAGAAGAATGTCAATATGTTCATGGCAGAAACAATGGTGGGTTACAAAATCTGCCATGAGGGTGATCTCATCATCAATACCATGTGGGCATGGATGGGGGCTTTAGGGACTAGCAACGAACTTGGAATATGCAGTCCTTCCTATAACGTCTATATGCCTCAAAAAGGGATTCCGTACAATCGCAGATACTTTGACTATCTGTTTAGAATTCCTAATGCAGTCATGGAAATGACGAGAAATTCCAAAGGGATTGTTTCGTCTCGACTGCGTTTGTATGCAAAAGACTTTTTTCAGATAGAGATAGTTTTACCGTCTTTACAAGAACAAGAAGCGATCGCCCACTACCTCGACACCAAAACTGTCCAGATAGATCGCAAAATTGACCTGCTAACCCAAAAAGCCCAACGCTATGAGGAATTGAAGCGATCGCTCATCAACGAAACCGTCACACGCGGTCTTGATAAGTCTGTGCCGATGAAAGATAGCGAGATCGAATGGATAGACGAAATTCCTGAGCATTGGGAAATCAGGCGGATTAAGGATATTACTATATCAGATGTTTCAGTAAAAACGCCATCTCAATTAAAGGGTGCAGATTTAATTGAGTTCGTTCCTATGAGTAATGTTGATGAAAGCCTTGGGGCAATCAAGGAATACAGTTTTGTAGAACTTGATAGTGTTTCTAGTGGCTATACAAAATTCAAAAACGACGATGTAATTTTTGCCAAGATAACACCTTGTATGGAGAACGGAAATGTAGCTTTAGTGAAAGATCTGAGATATGGAATAGGCTTCGGAAGCACTGAATTTATGGTCTTTAGATCTCGCAAAGAACTATTTCCAAAATATTTGCATTATTTCTTTCACAACATCCTATTCAGAAAAAATGCTGAACCTTTTATGAAGGGCACTGCGGGTCAAAAAAGAATTACAAGTTTATATATGTCAACACATGGTTTTGGCTTGCCACCGCTTGATGAACAAAAAACGATCGCTGATTATTTAGATAAAAAGACAGCGCATATTGATCGAGTAATAGCAAACATTAATTCCCAGATTGATATACAGAAAGAACTCCGTAAAACCCTGATCAACGATGTCGTTACAGGTAAAATCAAGGTGGCTTAA